In Acidiphilium acidophilum, one genomic interval encodes:
- the dapF gene encoding diaminopimelate epimerase: MDNGLPFLKMHGAGNDFVVLDARTDPIALTTAQSTLLADRRRGIGCDQIILIEPSASADAFMRILNADGSEAGACGNATRCVAALLAAETGARALTIETNAGHLAAIIKGPNLVEIDMGEPRLDWQDIPLLEAMDTLHLRLALGPVEDPAACSMGNPHATFFVDDFRHLALDTIGPRLESARIFPERANIGFARIEAKDRIRLRVWERGAGLTLACGSGACAALVNANRRGLADRRAEIEMDGGILTITWREDNHVLMEGPVALTCQGTLAPELLPA; encoded by the coding sequence ATGGACAACGGCCTTCCCTTCCTCAAAATGCATGGTGCCGGCAACGATTTCGTGGTGCTCGACGCCCGGACCGACCCGATCGCCCTGACCACCGCGCAATCCACCCTCCTCGCGGATCGCCGGCGCGGCATCGGCTGCGACCAGATCATCCTGATCGAACCCTCCGCCAGCGCCGATGCCTTCATGCGCATCCTCAACGCCGACGGTTCGGAAGCCGGCGCCTGCGGCAACGCCACACGCTGCGTCGCCGCCCTGCTCGCCGCCGAGACCGGCGCGCGCGCCCTGACCATCGAAACCAATGCCGGCCACCTCGCCGCCATCATCAAAGGCCCCAACCTCGTCGAGATCGACATGGGCGAACCAAGGCTAGACTGGCAGGACATCCCGCTGCTCGAAGCGATGGACACGCTCCACCTCCGCCTCGCCCTCGGCCCGGTCGAAGACCCCGCCGCCTGCTCGATGGGCAACCCCCACGCCACCTTCTTCGTCGATGATTTCAGGCATCTCGCGCTCGATACCATCGGCCCCCGCCTCGAATCCGCCCGCATCTTCCCCGAACGCGCCAATATCGGCTTCGCCCGCATCGAGGCGAAGGACCGCATCCGCCTGCGGGTGTGGGAGCGCGGCGCCGGCCTCACCCTCGCCTGCGGCTCCGGCGCCTGTGCGGCCCTGGTCAACGCCAACCGCCGCGGCCTCGCCGACCGCCGCGCCGAGATCGAAATGGATGGCGGCATCCTCACCATCACCTGGCGCGAGGACAATCACGTCCTGATGGAAGGCCCGGTCGCCCTGACCTGTCAGGGCACCCTCGCCCCCGAGTTGCTTCCGGCATGA
- a CDS encoding APC family permease, producing MTAPSPTYRLDKSLGLFAIVASAVTQEYGAGINFIVPQSIGVYPGIANLVPLAMFATGMVIFLKVFLYARFSEAMPRAGSSYVWTVRALNLPFGFILHFVWWASITAAMGFIAFAFGTFLGNALIAAGIAGGHAILTPPGHLIAGLAALWIIYAIHVAGIRDYGRLVTILLILVALTAIAVCVIGFATSPAAFVRAASARTGLTLAPPAHPAPFDLHAFLAVCTLFIFAYGGLSGAPALSGEARDAAHTMPRGILFAWITSVVLFTLVSAALLHAAPWWAAAALIAQKHAALVTAPGILGLAAPHAVAAIIGLVIALIVGKTLAPQMVVTSRMVFAWAEDGLLPPVFAETSHRRAPVAALTLTVVLASLFLIQATYIGWAFGVVARSITILLVWLAVAIAALNLRLNPRLRSSPWSEPFRRSLFTIPIALLSIVVTIAFIRSVIILPHTPFYVQPLFQGGVMALIGAALYLRARAIHPDLAATTATLPLE from the coding sequence ATGACCGCACCGTCCCCCACCTACCGGCTCGACAAATCGCTCGGCCTGTTCGCCATCGTCGCCTCGGCGGTCACCCAGGAATACGGGGCGGGGATCAATTTCATCGTCCCCCAGAGCATCGGCGTCTATCCCGGCATCGCCAACCTCGTCCCGCTCGCCATGTTCGCCACCGGCATGGTCATCTTCCTGAAAGTCTTTCTCTACGCCCGCTTCTCCGAAGCCATGCCCCGCGCCGGTTCCTCCTATGTCTGGACCGTCCGCGCCCTCAACCTGCCCTTCGGTTTCATCCTCCATTTCGTCTGGTGGGCCAGCATCACCGCCGCGATGGGCTTCATCGCCTTCGCCTTCGGCACTTTCCTCGGCAACGCCCTGATCGCCGCCGGAATCGCAGGCGGCCACGCCATCCTCACCCCGCCCGGCCACCTGATCGCCGGCCTCGCCGCCCTCTGGATCATCTATGCCATCCACGTCGCCGGTATCCGCGACTATGGCCGTCTCGTCACCATCCTGCTGATTCTGGTCGCCCTCACCGCCATCGCGGTCTGCGTCATCGGTTTCGCCACCTCCCCGGCGGCCTTCGTCCGCGCCGCCAGCGCCCGCACCGGCCTCACCCTCGCCCCGCCCGCGCATCCCGCCCCGTTCGATCTCCACGCCTTCCTCGCGGTCTGCACCCTGTTCATCTTCGCCTATGGCGGATTATCCGGCGCACCCGCCCTCTCGGGGGAAGCGCGCGACGCCGCCCACACCATGCCGCGCGGCATCCTGTTCGCCTGGATCACCTCGGTCGTGCTGTTCACCCTGGTCAGCGCCGCCTTGCTGCACGCCGCCCCATGGTGGGCCGCCGCCGCCCTGATCGCGCAAAAACACGCAGCCCTGGTCACCGCCCCCGGCATCCTCGGCCTCGCCGCCCCCCACGCGGTCGCCGCGATCATCGGCCTGGTCATCGCCCTGATCGTCGGCAAAACCCTCGCCCCGCAAATGGTCGTCACCTCCCGCATGGTGTTCGCCTGGGCGGAAGACGGTCTGCTCCCGCCGGTCTTCGCCGAAACCTCCCACCGCCGCGCCCCGGTCGCCGCCCTCACCCTCACGGTGGTTCTCGCCTCGCTTTTCCTGATCCAGGCGACCTATATCGGCTGGGCTTTCGGCGTGGTCGCCCGCTCGATCACCATCCTGCTGGTCTGGCTCGCCGTCGCCATCGCCGCCCTCAACCTCCGCCTCAACCCGCGCCTGCGGTCCAGCCCCTGGTCCGAGCCGTTCCGCCGCTCGCTCTTCACCATCCCGATCGCCCTCCTCTCCATCGTGGTGACCATCGCCTTCATCCGCTCGGTCATCATCCTGCCCCACACTCCGTTCTACGTGCAGCCGCTGTTCCAGGGCGGCGTGATGGCGCTGATCGGCGCGGCCCTCTACCTCCGCGCCCGCGCGATCCACCCCGACCTAGCCGCGACCACCGCAACCCTCCCTCTCGAATAG